The following are encoded together in the cyanobiont of Ornithocercus magnificus genome:
- a CDS encoding N-acetyltransferase has protein sequence MNIRLAKAADLNSIQKVIKAAFPGEESKVINEFAANLSIEITSPPIKSLVAEFQNQVIGYVSYSPVFLKTSSGISGYILAPLAVSPERQRQGVGSGLVKSGIEMLTQDGACVLLVYGDPNYYGRFGFKKETGDAFIPPYPLKYLFG, from the coding sequence ATGAATATCAGGCTTGCAAAGGCAGCAGATTTAAACTCAATCCAAAAAGTCATCAAAGCGGCATTTCCTGGCGAAGAAAGCAAAGTCATCAATGAATTTGCTGCAAACCTTTCCATAGAAATAACAAGTCCACCAATTAAGTCGTTGGTTGCCGAGTTTCAAAATCAAGTAATTGGTTATGTGTCCTATAGTCCGGTATTCTTGAAAACTTCTTCGGGCATATCTGGGTATATCCTTGCCCCGCTTGCCGTGTCTCCAGAGCGCCAGAGACAAGGCGTAGGTTCAGGTCTCGTCAAATCTGGAATAGAAATGCTCACCCAAGATGGTGCTTGCGTTCTGCTCGTTTATGGAGATCCCAATTACTATGGACGATTTGGCTTCAAAAAAGAGACAGGTGATGCATTTATCCCCCCATACCCACTGAAATATCTCTTTGGATGA
- a CDS encoding molecular chaperone DnaJ has product MRGPRNKLDHRIVQFSKPVLTLSDLKAGVCRAFGCKNTKELRKSSDFNIAISGRALNLRTKADWTKLYREWVRVPDAERNKIGPTCINGIDVLENFRPWHVFGLKPSTATADDIKEAFRRLAKNHHPDLGGDKRVMERLQKMRDSLLAFR; this is encoded by the coding sequence GTGCGCGGTCCCCGAAATAAACTCGATCACCGTATTGTTCAGTTTTCTAAGCCTGTACTTACACTTTCTGATCTCAAGGCTGGAGTGTGTCGAGCTTTTGGCTGCAAAAATACGAAGGAGCTGCGCAAATCGAGTGATTTTAATATTGCAATCTCGGGCCGCGCTCTGAACCTGAGAACCAAGGCTGATTGGACCAAGCTTTATCGTGAGTGGGTTCGAGTTCCAGATGCAGAACGGAATAAAATAGGGCCGACTTGCATCAACGGTATAGACGTTTTGGAGAACTTTCGTCCTTGGCATGTCTTTGGCTTGAAGCCTTCAACGGCAACAGCCGATGACATCAAGGAGGCTTTTCGACGCCTTGCGAAAAATCATCATCCTGATCTTGGCGGCGATAAGCGCGTTATGGAACGTCTTCAGAAGATGCGTGATTCTTTGCTTGCTTTTCGTTAA